The Kitasatospora paranensis genome has a window encoding:
- a CDS encoding TetR/AcrR family transcriptional regulator → MPDSAQTPRQRYRAQVQDEIKQAALDQIAEGGTGALSLNAIAKSMGVSGPALYKYFRNRDDLLTALIEDGYGDVAAAVRGAAEGAAQLPARARLHALAEAYRAWALGQPHRYLLLAGTPSAGYQAPPHTVDSARAVLGPFLAVLGAGRPWPAAEALHGGLRRWVEETPAVGAWVHEHAPQADPVPVLAAVLVLWSRLHGVVSLEVEGHYQGMGHDPGALLAVEMDALADALGLAPVAR, encoded by the coding sequence ATGCCCGACAGCGCTCAGACGCCGCGCCAGCGGTACCGGGCCCAGGTCCAGGACGAGATCAAGCAGGCCGCCCTGGACCAGATCGCGGAGGGCGGCACCGGCGCACTCAGCCTCAACGCCATCGCCAAGTCGATGGGGGTCTCCGGGCCCGCGCTCTACAAGTACTTCCGCAACCGCGACGACCTGCTGACCGCCCTCATCGAGGACGGCTACGGCGACGTCGCCGCAGCCGTCCGGGGCGCCGCGGAAGGGGCCGCCCAACTGCCCGCCCGGGCCCGGCTGCACGCGCTCGCCGAGGCCTACCGGGCCTGGGCGCTCGGCCAGCCGCACCGCTACCTGCTGCTGGCCGGCACCCCGTCGGCGGGCTACCAGGCCCCGCCGCACACCGTCGACAGCGCCCGCGCCGTCCTCGGCCCCTTCCTGGCCGTCCTGGGGGCGGGCCGGCCGTGGCCCGCCGCCGAGGCCCTGCACGGTGGCCTGCGCCGGTGGGTCGAGGAGACGCCGGCCGTCGGCGCCTGGGTGCACGAACACGCACCGCAGGCCGATCCGGTGCCCGTCCTCGCCGCGGTCCTCGTCCTCTGGTCCCGCCTGCACGGCGTCGTCAGTCTGGAGGTCGAGGGCCACTACCAGGGGATGGGGCACGACCCCGGCGCGCTGCTCGCCGTCGAGATGGACGCGCTCGCCGACGCGCTCGGCCTGGCGCCGGTGGCCCGCTGA
- a CDS encoding PAS domain-containing protein yields MDDHPLLDPKAFDTAIVAVAVMAGRDHRLIYHNRAFAALFGGRTNGLPARLAFPEPEADPFLALLDDVRDRHRARQVTAARTTAPTAPGRRHFVYSASPVTTPEGPGVLALAIDTTAEAVALRRYRALVSAVSQMVWVLRPDGTAAELVPGWERFTGTPWRPRVGPGWLHSIHPRDRARLLGAWRDAATGATPMFQCSFRVRAASGEFRHVRSRAVPVADESGTVTEWIGATADIEDHWRARLRQRLLAQVADATGHSLTDAFGAMARVVVPELTDACLVLLLPQGAEQQPGGALTASRIATATRAGLAAPPAMRHQSVVLGPEAARAITDGEPFLIGFPVGRVPPGIVPEVSMRWLTATRATSLAIIPMTVDGTVLAYAAAASCGNSPPPSKADLALLREVLQTAQRPLRQALDHQRARQTALTLQRAQLSPTPAVPGAEIAAHYQPAATTAEIGGDWYDAFVLPDGAVVLDIGDVAGHDLNAATAMGQMRSMLRALAYNRPPGRHRRTSSPSSTTSATA; encoded by the coding sequence GTGGACGACCACCCCCTCCTCGACCCGAAAGCGTTCGACACGGCGATCGTCGCGGTCGCGGTCATGGCCGGCCGGGACCACCGGCTGATCTACCACAACCGGGCCTTCGCCGCCCTGTTCGGCGGGCGCACCAACGGCCTGCCGGCCCGGCTGGCCTTCCCCGAGCCCGAGGCCGACCCGTTCCTCGCCCTGCTGGACGACGTCCGCGACCGGCACCGGGCCCGCCAGGTCACCGCCGCCCGCACCACCGCCCCGACCGCCCCCGGACGTCGGCACTTCGTCTACAGCGCCAGCCCCGTCACCACCCCCGAGGGCCCGGGCGTCCTGGCCCTCGCCATCGACACCACCGCCGAGGCGGTGGCCCTGCGCCGGTACCGGGCCCTGGTCTCCGCCGTCTCCCAGATGGTGTGGGTGCTGCGCCCGGACGGCACCGCTGCCGAACTCGTCCCCGGCTGGGAGCGGTTCACCGGCACGCCGTGGCGGCCGCGGGTCGGCCCAGGATGGCTGCACTCCATCCACCCGCGCGACCGGGCGCGGCTGCTCGGCGCCTGGCGGGACGCCGCGACCGGGGCGACCCCGATGTTCCAGTGCTCGTTCCGCGTCCGGGCCGCCTCCGGCGAGTTCCGGCACGTCCGCTCACGCGCCGTCCCGGTCGCCGACGAGAGCGGCACCGTCACCGAGTGGATCGGCGCCACCGCGGACATCGAGGACCACTGGCGTGCCCGGCTGCGCCAGCGCCTGCTGGCCCAGGTCGCGGACGCCACCGGCCACAGCCTGACCGACGCCTTCGGCGCCATGGCCCGCGTCGTCGTCCCCGAGCTCACCGACGCCTGCCTCGTCCTACTGCTCCCGCAGGGCGCCGAGCAGCAACCCGGGGGCGCGCTGACCGCCTCCCGGATCGCCACCGCCACCCGCGCGGGCCTGGCCGCACCGCCCGCGATGCGCCACCAGAGCGTCGTGCTCGGCCCCGAGGCCGCTCGGGCAATCACGGACGGCGAGCCCTTCCTGATCGGCTTCCCGGTCGGGCGGGTGCCGCCGGGCATCGTGCCGGAGGTCTCGATGCGATGGCTCACCGCGACCCGCGCCACCAGCCTCGCGATCATCCCGATGACCGTCGACGGCACGGTGCTCGCCTATGCCGCCGCCGCGAGCTGCGGCAACAGCCCGCCTCCCAGCAAGGCCGACCTCGCCCTGCTCCGCGAGGTCCTCCAGACCGCGCAACGGCCGCTGCGCCAGGCCCTCGACCACCAGCGCGCCCGGCAGACCGCACTCACCCTGCAGCGCGCCCAGCTCTCCCCCACGCCCGCCGTCCCCGGGGCCGAGATCGCCGCGCACTACCAGCCGGCCGCGACCACCGCCGAGATCGGCGGCGACTGGTACGACGCCTTCGTGCTGCCGGACGGCGCCGTCGTCCTCGACATCGGCGACGTCGCGGGCCACGACCTGAACGCGGCGACGGCCATGGGACAGATGCGCAGCATGCTGCGCGCCCTTGCGTACAACAGGCCCCCGGGAAGACACCGGCGGACGTCCTCGCCCAGCTCGACAACGTCGGCGACGGCCTGA
- a CDS encoding PP2C family protein-serine/threonine phosphatase: MTVAAFATAIHTRLTPTDRGWLAAWSNAGHPPPLLLPASGPARFLTAAEQDPPLCVAPGTARTVQQVLLAPGDTLLLFTDGLVERPTAQIGEGLRQLAVAAAGHRHLALEPLLHRLQELSDGRDDTAMIAFRARPVEPSAAGH, translated from the coding sequence CTGACGGTCGCGGCGTTCGCCACCGCCATCCACACCCGTCTCACCCCCACCGACCGCGGCTGGCTGGCGGCCTGGTCGAATGCCGGCCATCCGCCCCCGCTGCTGCTGCCCGCCTCGGGGCCCGCCCGGTTCCTCACCGCCGCCGAGCAGGACCCGCCGCTGTGCGTCGCCCCCGGCACGGCGCGGACCGTCCAGCAGGTGCTCCTCGCGCCCGGCGACACGCTGTTGCTCTTCACGGACGGCCTGGTGGAACGGCCGACGGCCCAGATCGGCGAAGGGCTGCGGCAGCTCGCCGTCGCCGCCGCCGGCCACCGCCACCTGGCCCTGGAGCCGCTGCTCCACCGGCTCCAGGAGCTCAGCGACGGGCGGGACGACACCGCGATGATCGCCTTCCGGGCCCGTCCGGTCGAGCCGTCGGCGGCCGGGCACTGA
- a CDS encoding histidine phosphatase family protein → MGELIVVRHGQTEWSLSGRHAGRTDVALTDAGEATARALAPRLALRRPVAVFSSPLSRAMRTAELAGLAGVTPDPDLVEWDYGGYEGLTAEQIRQTRPGWDLWRDGVLPGGTAHPGGTAHTGEQLQQVAARTDAALDRIRPLLEAGDVAVVAHGHLARVLTVRWLGLDASAARLLGHPAPGTLGFLAVEHGQPVISAWNVP, encoded by the coding sequence ATGGGAGAGCTGATCGTTGTCCGGCACGGCCAGACCGAATGGAGCCTGTCGGGTCGGCACGCCGGCCGTACCGACGTTGCGCTGACCGATGCGGGTGAGGCCACAGCCAGGGCGCTCGCGCCGAGGCTGGCCCTGCGTCGTCCGGTCGCGGTGTTCAGCAGTCCGCTGAGCCGTGCGATGCGGACGGCCGAGCTCGCGGGCCTGGCCGGTGTCACGCCCGATCCGGACCTGGTGGAGTGGGACTACGGCGGCTACGAAGGCCTGACCGCCGAGCAGATCCGGCAGACGCGGCCCGGATGGGATCTGTGGCGGGACGGTGTCCTCCCCGGCGGCACCGCCCACCCCGGCGGCACCGCCCATACCGGCGAGCAGCTCCAGCAGGTGGCCGCGCGCACGGACGCGGCACTGGACCGGATCCGGCCGCTGCTGGAGGCGGGCGACGTCGCCGTGGTCGCTCACGGCCATCTGGCGCGCGTGCTCACCGTGCGCTGGCTCGGGCTCGACGCCTCCGCCGCCCGCCTGCTCGGCCATCCGGCCCCGGGCACTCTCGGTTTCCTGGCCGTCGAGCACGGGCAGCCGGTCATCTCCGCCTGGAACGTCCCGTAG
- a CDS encoding FAD-binding monooxygenase yields MSRPELEHYLRSRVAALPGVEIHERCEVVEPVAEGADGAGGRITGVRLLRVNSEPEVVAAELFVDATGRGNRGATWLRALGYDPAPEERIDSGLVYVSREYRRRPDDAEADAYLVGAEADAPRGGVALSAEGDRWLVTLFGMADDVPPTDPAGYHAFAARLPVPDLYHLLQRLEPLSAPRLMRIPVSVRHRYERLERFPEGYLVLGDALCQFNPSYGQGMTVAACEAAALRECLAQNPGDGLAGRFFRRAARITDVPWDMSVGGDLRFPFVEGPRTARVRLLNRYVARLHRAAAAHPSVGRAFLRVANLQDPPQRLFAPAVLGRVLLTRPPARSMDAPEAAGRRARSTGRRTLSS; encoded by the coding sequence GTGAGCCGGCCCGAGCTGGAGCACTACCTGCGGTCCCGGGTGGCCGCCCTCCCCGGTGTGGAGATCCACGAGCGCTGCGAGGTCGTCGAGCCGGTGGCCGAAGGCGCCGACGGGGCCGGGGGACGGATCACCGGGGTGCGGCTGCTGCGGGTGAACTCCGAGCCCGAGGTGGTGGCCGCCGAACTCTTCGTGGACGCCACCGGACGCGGCAACCGCGGTGCCACCTGGCTGCGCGCGCTGGGCTACGACCCCGCCCCGGAGGAGCGGATCGACTCCGGTCTGGTGTACGTCTCACGGGAGTACCGGCGACGGCCGGACGACGCGGAGGCGGACGCGTACCTCGTCGGGGCGGAGGCGGACGCGCCGCGCGGCGGCGTGGCGCTCAGTGCCGAGGGCGACCGCTGGCTGGTCACGCTCTTCGGCATGGCCGACGACGTGCCGCCCACCGACCCGGCCGGCTACCACGCGTTCGCGGCCCGGCTGCCCGTGCCGGACCTGTACCACCTGCTGCAGCGGCTCGAACCGCTGAGCGCCCCGCGCCTGATGCGCATCCCGGTCTCCGTCCGCCACCGGTACGAGCGGCTGGAGCGGTTCCCGGAGGGCTATCTGGTGCTCGGCGACGCACTCTGCCAGTTCAACCCCTCGTACGGGCAGGGCATGACGGTCGCCGCGTGCGAGGCCGCCGCCCTGCGGGAGTGCCTCGCGCAGAACCCGGGGGACGGGCTCGCCGGGCGCTTCTTCCGACGCGCCGCCCGCATCACCGACGTGCCGTGGGACATGTCCGTCGGCGGCGACCTGCGGTTCCCGTTCGTCGAGGGCCCGCGGACGGCGCGTGTGCGGCTGCTCAACCGCTATGTCGCGCGCCTGCACCGCGCCGCCGCGGCGCACCCGTCGGTGGGACGCGCGTTCCTGCGCGTGGCCAACCTGCAGGACCCGCCGCAGCGCCTGTTCGCTCCTGCGGTGCTCGGCCGCGTTTTGCTGACCCGCCCGCCGGCGCGGTCGATGGATGCGCCCGAGGCCGCGGGGCGGCGGGCCCGGTCGACCGGTCGGAGGACGCTCTCCTCGTAG
- a CDS encoding DUF1697 domain-containing protein, which translates to MTTKAYAALLRGINVGGHKKVPMADLRALLTGLGHGEVRTYLQSGNAAFTSVEQDEDVIAAGLREAIEEHFGFPVEVLVRDHAYLGAVADACPFPAATLEGRQLHVTYFSAPVDAARFASLDPAAYLPEEFRLGDRALYLYAPDGLGRSKLAEALAKGAPAKGIVATTRNWNTVLKLVELTEV; encoded by the coding sequence ATGACGACCAAGGCGTACGCGGCGCTGCTGCGCGGCATCAATGTGGGCGGCCACAAGAAGGTCCCGATGGCGGACCTGCGCGCCCTGCTCACCGGTCTGGGCCACGGCGAGGTGCGCACGTACCTGCAGAGCGGCAACGCGGCCTTCACCAGCGTCGAACAGGACGAGGACGTGATCGCGGCCGGGCTGCGCGAGGCCATCGAGGAGCACTTCGGTTTCCCGGTGGAGGTGCTGGTCCGCGACCACGCGTACCTCGGCGCCGTGGCCGATGCCTGCCCGTTCCCGGCGGCCACACTGGAGGGCAGGCAACTGCACGTCACGTACTTCTCCGCGCCGGTCGATGCTGCGCGGTTCGCCTCGCTCGACCCGGCCGCCTACCTTCCCGAGGAGTTCCGGCTGGGCGACCGCGCACTCTACCTCTACGCCCCCGACGGCCTCGGGCGGTCCAAGCTGGCCGAGGCCCTGGCCAAGGGGGCGCCGGCGAAGGGCATCGTCGCCACCACTCGCAACTGGAACACCGTCCTGAAACTCGTGGAGCTGACCGAAGTCTGA
- a CDS encoding phosphatase PAP2 family protein, which produces MPHPTGLEPVSSADQGRTAGTGRTIALAAGIPLLLFTAVTVLAAAHDWAPRAAESSIHAWVLTHRPAWAVRVAGVVTDLGTGVPPYLAAVAAGILTLRRSPRTDRRLVALCAPVLVLAVGQLLRNGLMRGFARPRPPMADWVAASPSGYSYPSGHAFTSAAAAGLLGWALMRGVRRSVALPLTLALGVAAVAVGLTRIYLGVHWPLDVLGGWCLAAAWLGLTLPLLAVGVRPRPAAPPAQPVRDTDGGEAGGEAGGSEGGASAGSAGGAAGGSADEARGEGRGTAAGGADGTAEGGV; this is translated from the coding sequence ATGCCCCACCCCACGGGCCTGGAGCCAGTGAGCTCCGCCGACCAGGGCCGGACTGCGGGCACCGGCCGCACCATCGCCCTGGCGGCCGGGATCCCGCTGCTGCTCTTCACCGCGGTGACCGTGCTGGCGGCCGCGCACGACTGGGCGCCGCGCGCGGCCGAGTCGTCCATCCATGCGTGGGTACTCACCCACCGACCGGCCTGGGCGGTGCGGGTCGCGGGCGTCGTGACCGACCTGGGCACGGGCGTGCCGCCGTATCTCGCCGCCGTCGCCGCCGGAATTCTGACGCTCCGGCGCTCCCCGCGGACGGACCGCCGCCTTGTCGCGCTCTGCGCGCCCGTGCTCGTGCTCGCCGTGGGACAGCTGCTCCGTAACGGGCTGATGCGGGGGTTCGCCCGGCCCCGCCCGCCGATGGCGGACTGGGTCGCCGCGTCGCCCAGTGGCTACTCCTATCCCTCCGGCCACGCCTTCACCTCTGCTGCCGCCGCGGGCCTGCTCGGCTGGGCCCTGATGCGTGGCGTGCGGCGCTCCGTGGCGCTGCCGCTGACCTTGGCCCTCGGCGTCGCGGCAGTGGCGGTCGGTCTCACCCGCATCTACCTGGGTGTGCACTGGCCCCTGGACGTCCTCGGCGGCTGGTGCCTCGCCGCGGCCTGGCTGGGCCTCACACTCCCACTGCTGGCGGTGGGCGTCCGCCCCCGTCCGGCCGCCCCGCCGGCACAGCCGGTCCGTGATACGGACGGTGGGGAGGCCGGTGGGGAGGCCGGTGGGTCTGAGGGTGGTGCGTCGGCCGGGTCGGCTGGTGGGGCAGCCGGTGGGTCGGCCGACGAGGCGCGCGGTGAAGGGCGCGGCACCGCGGCAGGCGGCGCGGACGGTACGGCGGAGGGCGGTGTCTGA
- a CDS encoding response regulator transcription factor codes for MTTVLVVDDQPLQRLGFRMLLESTPDTTVVGEAAHGAEAVRQAAELRPDVVLMDVRMPGMDGVEATRRIVASGGRCRILVLTTFDLDEYAHAALRAGASGFLLKDALPEELLAGIRAVAAGDAVIAPRLTRRLLDAYAHHLPAGSPGGRTAGDPRLGALTDREREILLAIGRGWTNGEIAERLVLAESTVKTHVGRVMAKIGARDRIQAVILTYDLGLTRAAGPG; via the coding sequence GTGACCACCGTGCTCGTCGTCGACGACCAGCCGCTGCAACGGCTCGGCTTCCGCATGCTGCTGGAGAGCACCCCGGACACCACGGTGGTCGGCGAGGCGGCGCACGGTGCCGAAGCGGTGCGGCAGGCCGCCGAGCTGCGCCCCGACGTCGTCCTCATGGACGTCCGGATGCCCGGGATGGACGGGGTGGAGGCCACCCGGCGGATCGTGGCCTCCGGCGGCCGCTGCCGGATCCTGGTCCTCACCACCTTCGACCTGGACGAGTACGCCCACGCTGCGCTGCGTGCGGGTGCGAGCGGCTTCCTGCTCAAGGACGCGCTGCCGGAGGAACTGCTGGCCGGCATCCGGGCCGTGGCCGCCGGGGACGCCGTCATCGCGCCGCGCCTGACCAGGCGTCTGCTGGACGCCTATGCCCACCACTTGCCGGCCGGGAGCCCCGGTGGCCGTACTGCGGGCGATCCCCGGCTCGGTGCGCTGACCGATCGGGAGCGGGAGATCCTGCTGGCGATCGGCCGGGGGTGGACGAACGGCGAGATCGCCGAGCGGCTGGTGCTGGCGGAGTCCACCGTGAAGACGCACGTCGGGCGGGTGATGGCGAAGATCGGTGCCAGGGATCGCATCCAGGCCGTCATCCTGACCTACGACCTGGGCCTCACCCGTGCCGCGGGGCCCGGGTGA